From one Aquila chrysaetos chrysaetos chromosome 7, bAquChr1.4, whole genome shotgun sequence genomic stretch:
- the SIK1 gene encoding serine/threonine-protein kinase SIK1 isoform X1, producing the protein MVIMSEYSSLPAAGQAQQRPLRVGFYDIERTLGKGNFAVVKLARHRVTKTQVAIKIIDKTRLDPSNLEKIYREVQIMKLLNHPHIIKLYQVMETKDMLYIVTEFAKNGEMFDHLTSNGHLSESEARKKFWQILSAVEYCHSHHIVHRDLKTENLLLDANMNIKLADFGFGNFYKSGEPLSTWCGSPPYAAPEVFEGKEYEGPHLDIWSLGVVLYVLVCGSLPFDGPNLPTLRQRVLEGRFRIPYFMSEDCETLIRRMLVVDPTKRITISQIKQHKWMQADPSLQQQQSLSFSMQNYNSNLGDYNEQVLGIMQTLGIDRQRTVESLQNSSYNHFAAIYYLLLERLKEYRSSQLSSRPAAGRQQRPRSSEISSVEMPQDSLTSETLRSSLLYQQPQSLIQPSLQAEMDCDMSNPLQPMFFPVDPNFNGLFRNRSISPNSLLETTISEEVRQEKELEDEIKAYDHPIRIPSNTSRRHTLAEVTTHFYQHAPPCIVISSSASPTEGTSSDSCLTSSSNDSSVALSSCLAGQVMTGSPATARMTSPFLASQSDAPVLQAQGCIGGASLLPVSFQEGRRASDTSLTQGLKAFRQQLRKNARAKGFLGLNKIKGFARQVCQSSSSRAARSGMSPFQHTQPNTCMYSSSGSSREGRSLLEEVLQQQRMLQLQHHQLLQTACPQTSQTSATNGIPSSDSIGTCKASNSLLLSELQRENSFELAFAGNSQLLQPHFFGVSVSPVSSAAHLLDTHLYISSNVSPVGTTFSQQQSFSAQSPSYDAVTLQHGDCEMEDLTSNQLGKFVLVK; encoded by the exons ATGGTGATCATGTCAGAGTACAGCTCCCTGCCGGCTGCCGGACAAGCCCAGCAGCGGCCTCTGCGAGTCGGCTTCTACGATATCGAGAGGACCTTGGGGAAAGGCAACTTCGCGGTGGTCAAACTGGCCAGGCACAGGGTGACCAAAACGCAG gttgcaataaaaataatagacaAAACAAGGTTAGACCCGAGCAATCTGGAGAAGATTTATAGAGAAGTTCAGATAATGAAGCTTTTGAATCATCCCCACATTATCAAGCTATATCAG GTTATGGAGACGAAGGATATGCTTTACATTGTTACTGAATTTGCAAAGAATGGAGAAATGTTTG ATCATCTAACCTCCAATGGGCACTTAAGTGAAAGCGAAGCACGGAAGAAGTTCTGGCAGATTCTTTCAGCAGTGGAATATTGTCACAGCCACCACATAGTGCACAGGGATCTCAAAACAGAGAACCTTCTGCTAGATGCTAACATGAATATCAAGTTAGCAG ACTTTGGCTTTGGAAACTTCTACAAGTCAGGAGAGCCCCTCTCCACTTGGTGTGGAAGCCCACCCTATGCAGCTCCAGAAGTTTTTGAAGGCAAAGAATACGAAGGACCTCACCTTGATATATGG AGCCTTGGGGTGGTGCTGTATGTCCTTGTCTGTGGTTCTCTGCCTTTTGATGGACCCAATTTACCAACTCTGAGGCAAAGAGTGCTGGAGGGCCGGTTCCGCATCCCTTACTTCATGTCTGAAG ACTGTGAAACACTAATCCGACGGATGTTGGTTGTGGACCCAACCAAGCGAATAACCATTTCCCAAATAAAGCAGCACAAGTGGATGCAAGCTGACCCGTCTCTTCAACAGCAGCAGTCTTTGTCCTTCTCCATGCAAAACTACAACTCCAACCTGGGTGACTACAATGAGCAGGTCCTTGGGATCATGCAAACACTTGGCATCGACAGGCAGAGAACTGTTGAG tctctgcaaaacagcagctaCAACCATTTTGCTGCGATTTATTACCTGCTTTTGGAGCGCCTCAAGGAGTATCGAAGCAGCCAGCTATCGAGTCGTCCAGCAGCTGGCCGTCAGCAAAGGCCAAGGAGCTCCGAGATCAGCAGTGTTGAG ATGCCTCAGGACAGTCTCACTAGTGAAACCCTGCGATCATCTCTGCTTTACCAGCAACCTCAGAGCCTGATTCAGCCATCCTTGCAGGCAGAAATGGACTGTGACATGAGCAATCCATTACAG CCTATGTTCTTTCCTGTGGATCCCAACTTCAATGGGCTCTTCCGGAACCGCTCCATCTCCCCCAACAGCCTGCTGGAGACCACCATTAGTGAAGAAGTAAGGCAAGAAAAGGAGCTGGAAGATGAAATTAAGGCATATGACCACCCCATCCGCATCCCTAGCAACACCAGCAGGAGGCACACACTGGCCGAAGTGACCACTCATTTCTATCAGCATGCCCCTCCAT GTATAGtcatttcctcttctgcaagCCCCACAGAGGGAACTAGTTCAGACAGCTGCCTTACTTCATCTTCAAATGACAGCTCAGTGGCCCTGAGCAGCTGTTTGGCAGGTCAAGTAATGACGGGGAGCCCAGCCACAGCTAGGATGACGTCGCCCTTCCTAGCTTCCCAGTCTGACGCTCCAGTGTTACAAGCCCAGGGCTGCATAGGAGGTGCTTCTCTCCTGCCTGTCAGCTTCCAAGAAGGAAGGCGAGCATCTGATACCTCATTAACTCAAG GCTTGAAGGCTTTTAGGCAGCAGCTGCGGAAGAACGCTCGAGCCAAGGGGTTTCTCGGCTTGAATAAAATCAAAGGCTTTGCTCGGCAGGTGTGTCAGTCCTCCTCATCTCGGGCAGCAAGGAGTGGCATGAGCCCTTTCCAGCACACGCAGCCGAACACCTGCATGTacagcagcagtgggagcagcagagagggaagaagcCTCCTGGAGGAGGTGCtacagcagcagag AatgctccagctccagcaccaCCAGCTACTCCAGACAGCTTGTCCCCAGACTTCTCAGACATCTGCAACAAatggcatcccctcctctgaTAGCATAGGTACCTGCAAAGCATCCAATTCTCTTCTGTTGTCAGAGCTACAAAGAGAGAACTCATTTGAGCTGGCCTTTGCTGGCAACAGCCAACTGCTCCAACCTCATTTCTTTGGTGTCAGCGTATCACCGGTGTCCTCAGCAGCTCACCTTTTAGACACGCACCTGTACATCAGCAGCAACGTTTCTCCAGTTGGCACTACCTTCTCTCAGCAACAGAGTTTCTCTGCGCAGTCTCCAAGCTATGACGCTGTCACTCTGCAGCACGGGGATTGTGAGATGGAGGACCTGACTTCCAACCAGCTAGGGAAGTTCGTCCTGGTCAAGTGA
- the SIK1 gene encoding serine/threonine-protein kinase SIK1 isoform X2, protein MKLLNHPHIIKLYQVMETKDMLYIVTEFAKNGEMFDHLTSNGHLSESEARKKFWQILSAVEYCHSHHIVHRDLKTENLLLDANMNIKLADFGFGNFYKSGEPLSTWCGSPPYAAPEVFEGKEYEGPHLDIWSLGVVLYVLVCGSLPFDGPNLPTLRQRVLEGRFRIPYFMSEDCETLIRRMLVVDPTKRITISQIKQHKWMQADPSLQQQQSLSFSMQNYNSNLGDYNEQVLGIMQTLGIDRQRTVESLQNSSYNHFAAIYYLLLERLKEYRSSQLSSRPAAGRQQRPRSSEISSVEMPQDSLTSETLRSSLLYQQPQSLIQPSLQAEMDCDMSNPLQPMFFPVDPNFNGLFRNRSISPNSLLETTISEEVRQEKELEDEIKAYDHPIRIPSNTSRRHTLAEVTTHFYQHAPPCIVISSSASPTEGTSSDSCLTSSSNDSSVALSSCLAGQVMTGSPATARMTSPFLASQSDAPVLQAQGCIGGASLLPVSFQEGRRASDTSLTQGLKAFRQQLRKNARAKGFLGLNKIKGFARQVCQSSSSRAARSGMSPFQHTQPNTCMYSSSGSSREGRSLLEEVLQQQRMLQLQHHQLLQTACPQTSQTSATNGIPSSDSIGTCKASNSLLLSELQRENSFELAFAGNSQLLQPHFFGVSVSPVSSAAHLLDTHLYISSNVSPVGTTFSQQQSFSAQSPSYDAVTLQHGDCEMEDLTSNQLGKFVLVK, encoded by the exons ATGAAGCTTTTGAATCATCCCCACATTATCAAGCTATATCAG GTTATGGAGACGAAGGATATGCTTTACATTGTTACTGAATTTGCAAAGAATGGAGAAATGTTTG ATCATCTAACCTCCAATGGGCACTTAAGTGAAAGCGAAGCACGGAAGAAGTTCTGGCAGATTCTTTCAGCAGTGGAATATTGTCACAGCCACCACATAGTGCACAGGGATCTCAAAACAGAGAACCTTCTGCTAGATGCTAACATGAATATCAAGTTAGCAG ACTTTGGCTTTGGAAACTTCTACAAGTCAGGAGAGCCCCTCTCCACTTGGTGTGGAAGCCCACCCTATGCAGCTCCAGAAGTTTTTGAAGGCAAAGAATACGAAGGACCTCACCTTGATATATGG AGCCTTGGGGTGGTGCTGTATGTCCTTGTCTGTGGTTCTCTGCCTTTTGATGGACCCAATTTACCAACTCTGAGGCAAAGAGTGCTGGAGGGCCGGTTCCGCATCCCTTACTTCATGTCTGAAG ACTGTGAAACACTAATCCGACGGATGTTGGTTGTGGACCCAACCAAGCGAATAACCATTTCCCAAATAAAGCAGCACAAGTGGATGCAAGCTGACCCGTCTCTTCAACAGCAGCAGTCTTTGTCCTTCTCCATGCAAAACTACAACTCCAACCTGGGTGACTACAATGAGCAGGTCCTTGGGATCATGCAAACACTTGGCATCGACAGGCAGAGAACTGTTGAG tctctgcaaaacagcagctaCAACCATTTTGCTGCGATTTATTACCTGCTTTTGGAGCGCCTCAAGGAGTATCGAAGCAGCCAGCTATCGAGTCGTCCAGCAGCTGGCCGTCAGCAAAGGCCAAGGAGCTCCGAGATCAGCAGTGTTGAG ATGCCTCAGGACAGTCTCACTAGTGAAACCCTGCGATCATCTCTGCTTTACCAGCAACCTCAGAGCCTGATTCAGCCATCCTTGCAGGCAGAAATGGACTGTGACATGAGCAATCCATTACAG CCTATGTTCTTTCCTGTGGATCCCAACTTCAATGGGCTCTTCCGGAACCGCTCCATCTCCCCCAACAGCCTGCTGGAGACCACCATTAGTGAAGAAGTAAGGCAAGAAAAGGAGCTGGAAGATGAAATTAAGGCATATGACCACCCCATCCGCATCCCTAGCAACACCAGCAGGAGGCACACACTGGCCGAAGTGACCACTCATTTCTATCAGCATGCCCCTCCAT GTATAGtcatttcctcttctgcaagCCCCACAGAGGGAACTAGTTCAGACAGCTGCCTTACTTCATCTTCAAATGACAGCTCAGTGGCCCTGAGCAGCTGTTTGGCAGGTCAAGTAATGACGGGGAGCCCAGCCACAGCTAGGATGACGTCGCCCTTCCTAGCTTCCCAGTCTGACGCTCCAGTGTTACAAGCCCAGGGCTGCATAGGAGGTGCTTCTCTCCTGCCTGTCAGCTTCCAAGAAGGAAGGCGAGCATCTGATACCTCATTAACTCAAG GCTTGAAGGCTTTTAGGCAGCAGCTGCGGAAGAACGCTCGAGCCAAGGGGTTTCTCGGCTTGAATAAAATCAAAGGCTTTGCTCGGCAGGTGTGTCAGTCCTCCTCATCTCGGGCAGCAAGGAGTGGCATGAGCCCTTTCCAGCACACGCAGCCGAACACCTGCATGTacagcagcagtgggagcagcagagagggaagaagcCTCCTGGAGGAGGTGCtacagcagcagag AatgctccagctccagcaccaCCAGCTACTCCAGACAGCTTGTCCCCAGACTTCTCAGACATCTGCAACAAatggcatcccctcctctgaTAGCATAGGTACCTGCAAAGCATCCAATTCTCTTCTGTTGTCAGAGCTACAAAGAGAGAACTCATTTGAGCTGGCCTTTGCTGGCAACAGCCAACTGCTCCAACCTCATTTCTTTGGTGTCAGCGTATCACCGGTGTCCTCAGCAGCTCACCTTTTAGACACGCACCTGTACATCAGCAGCAACGTTTCTCCAGTTGGCACTACCTTCTCTCAGCAACAGAGTTTCTCTGCGCAGTCTCCAAGCTATGACGCTGTCACTCTGCAGCACGGGGATTGTGAGATGGAGGACCTGACTTCCAACCAGCTAGGGAAGTTCGTCCTGGTCAAGTGA